DNA sequence from the Vicia villosa cultivar HV-30 ecotype Madison, WI linkage group LG3, Vvil1.0, whole genome shotgun sequence genome:
TAATACGAATTAATTTGAAAAAGAGATGCAAGAATGAACATGGGTCACTATTTTATGGGtggattttaaattaattttaaatttaatttatttattaatagaaATTATGGGGTTGTAGTAATAATAAATGGTAAGAATTTATTATTGGATTTAATGtttaactagtgtcttacccgtgcgttcgcacgagtacccgtcgttttcgcgcattgtgattgagaaaaataaaagatattagtaaaagattaagttttgggtaaaattgaaaaagttataaaaatagtaatattttatttaacaaattataatgaaggaaaagttttaaaatcgcaaattcacgaattataatgaagaaatattcaatcaaattatataatttaattagtgataactattaacccaatctcaaactatcagctaaggagaatcgattattttttgctaactaaggagaaaattaattattttggctcaattataactacaaactatcagcccaatctcaaactatcagctctgtcttgtaggccaatgagaaaccactacaaactccatttataataatgattcattcaaaatgcataattaatagaaaaatactttgaccagctacttcatgttcccgttaatattcattattttgataagtaacttcgtattcccgttaatatttcaaatttcttcccgttaattttcaaaattttgatcagtaacttcatgttcttgttaatattcattattttgatcagtaactccttgttcccgttaagattcattattttgatcaataagttcgtgttcccgttaatattccaaattcgtttccgttaatattcaaaaaaattatcagtaacttaatgttccagttaatattcaatattttgttaataactccgtgttcccgtgaacatttattattttgattagtaactttgtgttcccgttaatattcaaaatttgttcctgttaatttttaaaatttggatagtaacttaatgttttcgataatattcaaaattttgatcattaactttgtgctcccgttaatatttaatattttaatcaataactccgtgctcccgttaatattcaatattttgatcagtaactccgtgttcccactaatattcaataaattgatcaataaacttcatttcccattaatattcaatattttgaccagtaacttcgtgttccccttaatatttaatattttgatcagtaacttcgtgttctcgttgatattcaatatttttgttcagtaacttcatgttcccgttaaaattcaatattttgatcaataacttcaagctcccattaatattcattattctgatcactaacttcgtgtttctgttaatgtttcaaatttgttcctgttaatattcaatagtttgattaataacgccatgtttccgttattattcaatatttttagcagtaactccatgttcccgttaatattatatactttgctctgtaatttaatactcacgttaatattcaatattttgatttttaatttcatgttctcgttaatattcaatattttgattaataacttcatgttcccgttaatattcaatatagtttgatcaataactttgttttcccgttaatattcaatagtttgatcaataacttcgtgttctcgttaatattcaatattttgatcagtaactttatgctctcgttaacatgccattttttatcagtaacttcttgtttccgttaatattcaatacatttaatattttgatcagtaatttaatattatctttaatattcaatattttgattagtaacttcatgtacccattaatattaaaaaaaatcaattaatattcaatattttgattaataactacatgttcccgttaatattcaatttttttatcagtaacttcatgtttctattaatatttaatattttgatgatatttttggaacaaaaataaattaattttaacattgtttaaaaatatttgatgataattaaatttttttataataacaaaaatcttaaattgacaaattataatgaagaaatattctatcaaattatacaatacaattaataataaatatttaatataattgattaaactcaatttacaaatcaaatatattattccatatataaaatatttgaatcaatagttaattattcctatatataaatatttttgttttggaattatttataaaactatttaggcttaattgcaactttaatcctcctattttgtctttttcttgattttgatccctctattttaaaaatcactattttagtcctttttaagttttctgtgcaattttcgtccctctattttgtttttttctgcaaaattagtccctattcctgtctctttttcattagaaaactcaaaaaggggaccaaaatcgtggttttaaaaatggggggactaaaatcgagaaaaagacaaaatagggggaccaaagttgcaattaagccaactatttaaatcaattgtaaacttattctcgttattacatttaattaaatgtgttaatatcagtaccatatgtgcgtaccatataattacccgtgtatatccgtaatatattattttgtatttggatataattgacccattaaagttttaatggtaatatttcaattatattatattatatatagataaatatatatattgattattgatgaacttgttcaattaaattttaaattttataaatgacaaacaaattgtatgattaataaaaaatatcatacaattttgatattatttactcatatattacttatgttttattctattactacttattcatacattacttatgtttcattcgattacttatgcttattaacacccatagttatttttaaatattttttttttaaaaaagtcaatagatttaatatatttattttatttaataatctctaaaaaatttcatttatatatatatatatatatatatatatatatatatatatatatataactttcatattttatattttaaataatttagtagtattagtaagaaatcttattaaagtgaaaatagaaaatagtagttagtttttctatacagagaatgacgatggcacatgttgtattttaaatattttgaaaatatactttattttataataatatctatgaattttttatcaaaaaactccatacaatatataaaagcaatgatatgcctaaaacattttattaaaatatgtatctaataatatttatccttttgaaggaaatcaagtgagataaattatatttattaatttttaatgataatatgattcactcaatttttggtgatacaacatcaatataattggagtactaaatatatttgtaacgtatttattttataccaattaagatattggtaagtaattgatatgattttaatgtattgattctatatcaattaaattattcccaACGTACTGATTTTAAGGTATGGATCTttaaaaaggcttttatatcttacaaacctagataattttaggtaaatcatacaaaagtacaatatttactcaaaattatattatttttaggtaaatcatacaatattgtaaaaacaatataattttgtaagatataaaagtacaatattttctcaaatctaataatttaaatatacatatggtaagtactaaaagaataagaaatcaaaagttgcaatcacatgcattaaatcataaattaaaagttgcaatcaatcaatcaatgattactaaagataattatgatatttaacttttttataagtaaatgatttatgtcttttcattctaaactctttatttacctaaaaaaatatactgtttttttctttattctttgattctattttcttatacatttcaaaattatgtatatgttttgaatttgtaatattttattatattctatatttattttttttgttcgaccttagaataaataaatatcaataatattttataaaactaactttataaattatatacaatattatgttatttatatattataatatctataatttttatagctactaagatttaatataaatatgacTCAgagataaaatcaattaatcaatgaaatttatttattaaaatttgcaataatataccaattatttccatatcaagaaaataggtgtgctgcttcattatttcaacaaaccattctttaaaatcacgttcaaatcgaccataatgcttggattattatggataagaagttaaaaattgtaatcacattaaatcaaaaaattaaaaataataaatcaaaagttgcaatcagattaaatcaaaaattaaagttgcaatcaagtaaaatgattatgatatttaatttttttataggtaaatgatttatgtctttttatttcaaaactctttatttacctaaacaaatataatgtttttttctttactctttgattctattttcttataaatttcaaaattatgtatacatttttaatttgtaatattttatctttattttttgttttgttcgaccttataataaataaatatcaataatattttataaaactaactttgtatatattgataaccttaatttcttaatttgacctaactaaaatattctttagttctatgaattaatataaaatattatcttatttacatattataatatctacaatttctataattactaagatttaatataaatatcactcaaacataaaatcaatcaattaagatttatttattaatatttgcacttaaaatataaaaaattaaagttcattctatgatttaacataaaatatcatgttatttacatagtataatatctacatttttgacaaaacttgcgcaagcataacccagtaatttcaagcagattctccattgtatattgagaccagccaacttgatttctacttctacagctcaaactttcgggacagtcaaagaagaatatttatttcaaacgaatcgtatagacgatgttttctactgtctgcaccagaaaaaatccaaaacacatattaggacaatatttaaattgttactaaaaaaaatggaaaatagggattggaaacaacccatgtaaaaaacgaaccatatactatggagtgacgccaattggtacttcaaaatgatacattacaaattcaacctgcaaataacatgaaacgccaattagtacttcagaatgatacactacaaattcaacctgcaaataacatgcaaataacatgaaagatattttctatcaagaaaagaaaggaaaaaatgttaaattccggtttgtccatgaatagtcgtgggaatggctgtaattgcaaaaatagtataaaccaaaattttccacatgaataggcgtgggaatggctgtaattgcaaaaatagtataaaccaaaattttccacgattaggtttgatgaacatgatagatactgtgaaagtatgatggttatatatagtaatgataaaagtgttttggaacgtggaaggtggagggcttggaaggcagaagggGCTTGGTAGGCAGAAGCATTATATGAGGTCATTAGTGCTGTAAGCAGTTGTGAATGTGAATGGGcagagaaagtaaataatttgtaactgcgagatcatgagaggttggaggtttaaagttcaatcctacaatgggaaatgaatgatgtggaattttgtgagaagagaggctgatgtggcatagctaagagatgaggaaatggtagacttttcttatatgatagataagaATTTTCCTAACatgaatataaaatataaaagtatacaattaaaatattaatattaattcaataatGATTTTTGtcctataatatattttttcctttataaaagtttatttttttCTAAGTGATCATTCTAAGTGAtcattgtttttgttttaatgaatgaaaaatacaatttaaatgttttttattataagtatttttttaaacgtaaaaatatatattgttgatatatttttgtttaaacaaGAAAAAGTTAACTATTAATACACATATTTTTACAAATGAGAAAAAAgtgtattttttatataaatatttttataaacgaaaaatgTGTATTATTTAACAAATATTTATTAAGGAAAAAACATattgttgatataaatatttttataaatggaaaaatatatattattgatataaatattttttttataaatgtgaaaaattatattattgatacaactatatttataaacgggaaaaaaatatattgttgatataaatatttttataaacgaaaaaaatatattgttgatacaaatatttttataaatgttaatacaaatatttttgttaAGGGAAAGAGTTTAAtgttgataaaaaaattaaatcattaatataaatatttttataaattaaaaattaaaaactattgtcaatacaaataattttataaattagagACAATCTGGGCCTACACGACCATAACGCAGTTTTTTACTAGTAAAAACATTCAGaaattatttacaaatatttaatTCGTATAGTACGTCTTTATATATCATGGGATCATATGCAAAACCCAAACCAAAATTCCTTACAGTACAGCGCCGCTTAATCAATCAGAAGAACCTAAATTCTCTTTTTCCTCGGCACGTGGTTGGATTGGAGATGGGTATAACACCGTCTTCTtgttgtgaaaagaaaaaaacactGTCTGCTTCAAATGTTGAGGTTAGCAATTATATGCATGATGATATTCTTTTCTCTATTCTCTCTAAACTTTCTCTTAAGTCTTTGAAGCGATTTGAATGTGTATGTAAATCATGGTCTCTCTTATTCGATAACCCTTATTTTATGACTATGTTCCGCAACTATTTCGTATCTAAAGACCATTCTTTTTATGATGATATATCTTTCCTCCTACATTTGAAAAACCAAGGTCTGTTATACTCTCTTTCTGGTGAGGGGTCTGAGAATAATAAAGTTAGATTTCATTGGGAAAGGCTTCCTCTCACAGATAGGAATAACGActtttcttttaacattttgGGTCCAATTTGTTTTAATGGCACTCTTTTTCTCCAATATTATAACAACAGTGGCGAAAGAAATTTTATGCTGTGGAAACCAAATACCACGGAATTCCAGATCATATACACTGAATGTAGTTTTCCAAAGGTTTGGTCTGATCATTATCAAGTCGGTTATGATCATGTTAAAGATGACTATAAGATGATTAGGCGCACTCATTGTCCTCCTAAAAGTAACCTCAGGGTTTCTTCCTTCTTGGAAGTATTTAGCATAAAGAATAAATCTTGGAAGGAAATTGATGACGATTTTCCACACTCATGTAGATGTAGTGAAGAAGTGTATGTGGATGGAGTGTCTCATTGGTATGAAAAACTCGGAACACGTACACATTTGGTGTCATTTGACTTCAGCAAAGAATCTTTCATTACAACACCGGTGCCCTCTTACACAGATGATGCTTTTGATTTTAATTCGACAAGGTGGATGAGGACGAGAATTTTGACTGTATTAAATGGATCTATTGCTTTTATAGTACATTGTGAAGAGACAAGTAcatttcatattttaattttggGTGAAATCGGTGTCGAAGAATCATGGACTAAACTTTTTAGTGTTGGGCCCTTACCTTGCCTAAAGATTCCTATTGGAATAGGGAAGAAGGGAAATATATTGATCAAAAAGAAAAACAACGAACTAGCTTGGTTTGATATAAGTACCGGGACTATTGATGAGATTGGTGTTATGGCAGAAACTTATGGCAAGATATTAATCTATCAAGAAAGCTTTCTTCCAAATGGAGGAATATATAGCAAATTATCTTCTAGTTTTCACAAACGACCTATATGAATTTTACCCCTTGTACTCTCTTAGTCCATTTCTGTATGCAAAttgatatgatttttatttcagttTCAATTGTAATAATGGTCTTCTGCCTTTACTCAATTGCCTTAGATTTTATGTTGAAATAGCTTATATTTGTGAAACTTGATAATCTTTGTTTGAATTTCGTTACATTCTATTTGAAATATCGATGCCACTATACTTAATTTTGTGCTTTATGTTACAAATTAGATGATAAAATAAAAGCATACCAGAACAAACAAAAGGTAGATTTTGTAATGCAGAAAAAACTCTGGTCATGTATTTAATGTCAAATAAGTCTATAAGTGGAGTTTTTCAATTGAAATACTGATCAATGACAATTAACAACACTTTCTCAACTAAGAGGTTTTGGTAAAtaaaagtgtgtttatttcctCTGTATGCATGCAAATATACTGCCTGATTTATTTTAGATAAGCTATTGAAGGTGTATCGCTCTTTTGCTtcttataattatattttgaGGCAGTGGCTTAGACTGCTAGTTTTATATTCTTAAGCATGATATCAGTCAGAAGGTAGTGCTACATTCTTGAAACTTTTGTATTCATGGAGCTGAATATTTGAACTCAACATTTTGTTTCACTTGCCAAATAAATAAAGATGACTTTCATCAAACGAGAGAGTTTAACATTTGCGCAGAAGCTGCAGATGTTGCCAAATATCAGATTTTATATAGATCGTTGTTTATCTGATGACAAGAATGTTAGGATTTCTGTTGCAAATTCATATTCATATGTTCAGTGCATCACATAGCCACTTTAAACTCTCACTCCAAAATGGTAGTGTTTGTGTTGAAGTTAATGTTTCCGACACTTTTCCTACCCATGATTCTTTCAAGAACTGGTAATAAAAACTCACATTTTCCAGAATATCTAAAActgtttcattttttacacatctATAAATTTCTTAGCTGCTGCTCAAATTTCCTCCCTCTGTTGTGTATGCATAATGTCCATATTCAAGAGTATGTTACATGCAGCAAACGCCGAATTCGAGCTATGGTGCGTAGCAGATGAACATAATAATTTTAGAGGTGCTGCCATGACAACAGAAGTTGACCCTAGTAAGCAAGTATTATTGAACAGATTCTGGATAACTGTACATGTTCACTTTTCAAGTTAATGTTTCCTCTACTTTTCCTATCTATCGATAATCAGAAGCTCAAGAGGGTTTTATTGCTTTGGTGTCAATTGAATTTCTTGAACTACTCCTCGGTCCAACACTCAATGTCACTGCCAGCCACATGAGTTATATAGATTTCTGAGGCATCTAATATCATGCTGTCATTTATGTCATAGATATTTGAAGGAacgaattttttttattgattccaTATTATATTCCATGGTCCATCTTCCATTTGATTATGACTTTGTTTAGCTTTGCCATTCCCACCTGCATCTCTAGTGCCATCATCAGTATTAttattttccttcttttccccacaCCCATCTTTGTAATGGCCGAAACGACCATAATTTAGACATaaaatcagtgttttaaaaactgaaCCGATCATCAAGCCGGTGAGGATATTGGATCACTGGTTCATTGGTTGAACCAATGGGTCACAGGTCGAATCGCATGACTAAATCGGATTAAATtgaataactcggttgaataaaccaGTCTCTATTGCAATACtgtatatttattaaatcggtcgaacCAAATGActcagtctctaaaaaatatcCCAAGacttacaaaattttaaaatatcagaaTTTCACATTTTTATTCTATACATTCCAATTTCAAATATAATCATtactcacaacaaaataatacaaaatataaatcgaAAATATAATCAAATACCTATGTTTGGTCTTGACCAAGTAAAGACAACCTTTATGACCGCTTGACCTACCAATGAATGACGAACAACGTCTTATAAGAAGAAACTAGTAACaactcgtgcgttcgcacgagttctggtacgggacgcacaTTCGTttcaaatgtatattttttaatagaaaaatgtttggtaccTGTGAAATAATAacaattgaatgtatagaaaaatgtcaagtacccgtaaaaaaataataattgaatgtataagaaaatgtctggtacctgtgaaaaaaataataattgaatgcatagaaaactgtctggtacccgtgagaaaataataattgaatatttagaaaaatgtctggtacccgtgaaaaaataataattgaatgtatagaaaaatgtccggtaccagtaaaaaaataataattgaatgtttagaaaaatatatggtatccatgaaaaaataataattgaatatataaaaaaatgttcggtacccgtgaaaaaataataattgaatgtttagaaaaatgtctggtacccgtgaaaaaataataatctaaatatatagaaaaatgtctggtatccgtgaaaaaataataattaaatgtatagaaaaatatctggtacccgtaaaaacttttagatcaataagattttttaatacaaaatacaattttattataatatatgtgaataatagaagctaaaaaaaatgtaataaaaaaatagaagaaagcaAATATTAGAAGCAAGTAGAAACTAAATATTTGTATTTCCAATAtggaagatttttaatattttagattatATTTGTCTTtccaagaaaagaataaaaaatatttggcaaAGTGATCGTATGGTATATTTTAATGGTATAAATTAATGATATAAATTCTTAGTAATCACAAGGCATTATTTTAATGATATGAATTAAAGATTTTAAAATCCAATCATA
Encoded proteins:
- the LOC131657482 gene encoding putative F-box protein At4g38870, yielding MGSYAKPKPKFLTVQRRLINQKNLNSLFPRHVVGLEMGITPSSCCEKKKTLSASNVEVSNYMHDDILFSILSKLSLKSLKRFECVCKSWSLLFDNPYFMTMFRNYFVSKDHSFYDDISFLLHLKNQGLLYSLSGEGSENNKVRFHWERLPLTDRNNDFSFNILGPICFNGTLFLQYYNNSGERNFMLWKPNTTEFQIIYTECSFPKVWSDHYQVGYDHVKDDYKMIRRTHCPPKSNLRVSSFLEVFSIKNKSWKEIDDDFPHSCRCSEEVYVDGVSHWYEKLGTRTHLVSFDFSKESFITTPVPSYTDDAFDFNSTRWMRTRILTVLNGSIAFIVHCEETSTFHILILGEIGVEESWTKLFSVGPLPCLKIPIGIGKKGNILIKKKNNELAWFDISTGTIDEIGVMAETYGKILIYQESFLPNGGIYSKLSSSFHKRPI